A region from the Drosophila ananassae strain 14024-0371.13 chromosome 2L, ASM1763931v2, whole genome shotgun sequence genome encodes:
- the LOC6505514 gene encoding valacyclovir hydrolase, whose protein sequence is MLTNLGRRLRSPFLNRMLHTERKVRVNGADLNIVESGSGNRSLLLMPGALGSAWTDFKPQIEQLPKLLPEYTIIAWDPPGYGKSVPPKRQFGLEFFREDAKAAVDLMRALDRPKFSILGWSDGGITALIVAGRYAEAVDRLAIWGAGAYLNADEVKALRNIRDVSKWSPRMREPMEKVYGVDRFAQLWGEWVDAACAFYDQRDGDFCRNEVEQVKAPTFILHGKKDPMIAAEHIPWLKERLPKAKYHEFPEGKHNIHLRYAEDFNKLVADFFNKNDSN, encoded by the coding sequence ATGCTCACCAATTTAGGAAGGCGTCTCCGATCCCCCTTTCTTAATCGTATGTTGCACACGGAAAGAAAAGTGCGGGTTAATGGGGCAGATCTCAATATTGTGGAATCTGGAAGTGGAAATAGGAGCTTACTGCTGATGCCAGGAGCTCTGGGCTCCGCCTGGACGGATTTCAAACCTCAAATCGAGCAACTTCCCAAGTTACTGCCAGAGTACACGATCATTGCCTGGGATCCGCCGGGTTACGGAAAATCTGTTCCCCCGAAACGTCAGTTTGGCTTGGAATTCTTTCGGGAGGATGCCAAAGCCGCTGTGGATCTGATGCGTGCTTTGGATAGGCCTAAGTTTTCTATTCTAGGCTGGAGTGATGGCGGAATCACAGCCCTTATAGTGGCCGGACGCTACGCGGAGGCAGTGGATCGATTGGCCATCTGGGGTGCAGGGGCCTATCTGAATGCCGATGAGGTGAAAGCTCTACGCAATATCCGTGACGTGTCCAAGTGGTCGCCTAGGATGCGAGAGCCCATGGAAAAGGTGTATGGAGTAGATAGATTCGCACAGCTATGGGGCGAATGGGTGGACGCCGCCTGTGCTTTCTACGATCAACGGGACGGTGACTTTTGTCGCAACGAAGTGGAGCAGGTGAAGGCCCCAACCTTCATTTTGCATGGAAAGAAGGATCCCATGATAGCAGCAGAGCACATTCCCTGGTTAAAAGAACGTCTACCTAAAGCCAAATATCACGAGTTCCCTGAGGGAAAGCACAATATCCATCTGCGATATGCGGAGGATTTTAACAAATTGGTGGctgatttttttaataaaaacgaTTCGAATTAa
- the LOC6506021 gene encoding protein D3 has translation MDTAGIIPDIIDVKPASKATITYPSGAQVTLGNELTPTQVKDIPTVEFEAEAGSLYTLLLVDPDAPSRADPKLRELLHWLVINIPGNKVSEGQTIAEYIGAGPREGTGLHRYVFLVFKQNDKITTEKFVSKTSRTGRTNVKARDYIQKYSFGGPVAGNFFQAQFDDYVNTLLETVK, from the coding sequence ATGGACACCGCTGGCATCATTCCCGACATCATCGACGTCAAGCCCGCCTCCAAGGCCACCATCACCTACCCCTCCGGTGCTCAGGTGACTCTCGGCAACGAGCTGACGCCCACTCAGGTGAAGGACATTCCCACCGTTGAGTTCGAAGCCGAGGCCGGATCTCTGTACACCCTTCTGCTGGTGGATCCCGATGCACCCAGCCGTGCCGACCCCAAGCTCCGTGAGCTGCTCCACTGGCTGGTGATCAACATCCCCGGCAACAAGGTGTCCGAGGGCCAGACCATCGCCGAATACATTGGCGCTGGACCCCGCGAGGGAACCGGCCTGCACCGCTACGTGTTCCTGGTGTTCAAGCAGAACGACAAGATCACCACCGAGAAGTTTGTCTCCAAGACCAGCCGCACCGGACGCACCAACGTCAAGGCCCGCGACTACATCCAGAAGTACAGCTTCGGCGGACCCGTTGCCGGCAACTTCTTCCAGGCCCAGTTTGACGACTACGTGAACACTCTCCTCGAAACCGTCAAGTAA